A segment of the Leptospiraceae bacterium genome:
GTTCCTTCTGGGGCTTCTACAGGAGAATACGAAGCAGTCGAACTTAGAGACGGAGATAAAAAACGTTATGGGGGAAAGGGAGTTTTAAAAGCTGTTCAAAATGTAAATACAAGACTTTCCAAATTAATTGTGGGACTAAGTGCCCTCGAACAAACATTAATCGACGAAAAAATGATCAAAGAAGATGGAACCTCCAATAAAGCAAATATTGGTGCCAATGCTATTTTAGGAGTATCTTTAGCAGTTGCAAATGCTGCGGCAAAATACTGTAACCTTCCTTTATATAGATATATAGGTGGAAATTTCGCTAGAGAACTACCAGTCCCAATGATGAATATTATCAATGGAGGGTCGCATGCAGATAATAATGTGGACTTCCAAGAATTTATGATTTTGCCAGTAAGTGCAACTTCTTTTAAAGAAGGTCTTAGAATGGGAGCGGAAGTTTTTCATGCTTTGAAATCCGTTTTACATGCAAAAGGTCTCAATACAGCTGTGGGAGACGAAGGTGGATTTGCCCCTGATCTAAAAAGTAATTCAGAAGGATTTGAAGTTATATTAGAAGCAATCAAAAAAGCCGGATTCAAACCAAAAGATGATATATTAATTGGATTAGATGCTGCTTCTAGTGAATTTTATGATAAAAAAACAAAAAAATACATTTTAAAA
Coding sequences within it:
- the eno gene encoding phosphopyruvate hydratase; translated protein: MKNSPIIEIIKAREILDSRGNPTIEVDVHLQSGHIGRAAVPSGASTGEYEAVELRDGDKKRYGGKGVLKAVQNVNTRLSKLIVGLSALEQTLIDEKMIKEDGTSNKANIGANAILGVSLAVANAAAKYCNLPLYRYIGGNFARELPVPMMNIINGGSHADNNVDFQEFMILPVSATSFKEGLRMGAEVFHALKSVLHAKGLNTAVGDEGGFAPDLKSNSEGFEVILEAIKKAGFKPKDDILIGLDAASSEFYDKKTKKYILKAEKNPEKTSEQLVDYYAELVAKYPIITIEDGLDQNDWKGWKLLTDKLGKKIQLVGDDLFVTNIQKLQKGIEEGICNSILIKVNQIGTLTETLSAIEMAKRSGYTAVVSHRSGETEDTTISHIAVATNSGQIKTGSLSRTDRIAKYNELLRIEEELGSTAIYKGKKTFYNLNVK